The nucleotide window TAAAATCCCTTTGATTTCCTGGGTTGATATACTTAAACATGAATCTATAAATCAAAATGACCTATTAATAAAAAAGTCCCCAATCTCATATCAACTACTTTAAGGTTAAGGTAAAATTATCAGATCGGCTTAAGAGCCCTACAAAACTCAAGTCTTCTCAGTTCTCTAGAGTTTGCAGCACTGTTAAGCTCCAACCCTGTATTAATTGGTTAAAGAGAGACCAGTGACTACAGTCCTCTTTGGGGGGAAGGTGCAACAGTATGGATGTTAGAAAACACAAGCAAGCAGACATGACTGATAGGAAAGGTTAGTAACACAAATTACTTAGCGGAGTGACTGTGTGACTACGAGTTGGCATGGCCATTATCGATGCTTCCCTTAATGTTGCTGATCTTCCAGAACGTTGTGCATCTGCTCTAGAAGTAATACAAGAATGTAGTCGACATGTCTGTGCTGTCAGTTTCATTTCTACCCAATCAAATTATGATGAGCAAGCCAAGCTTTGGCGCTGAATCAACAAATAAACTCATCACCAACACCAAAAAGTTCCCTGGAGCCCTACTTCTGGTTAGTCGATATGTAAGGTACAGGATGTGGTTAGTACAGTGCAAATAGCAACAACTTGAGTCAGATGGTGGGCAAACAAGCTGGAAATTGATGGGGAACGAACACGCCCTTTAACCCCCACGGATACACCTCTGTGACCTCTTCAGAGTGACTGGTAGCCACTGGTCCTCTTCCTCCGGCCCAGCAGATAGGCGATCAACACGATGACAATGAGCACCAATAGGACCACGCCCACGGCGATGGCTACGCGGTAGTCAGGTTTGTcggcagggcagggctgagctgtggagaggcagaggggaatAACAAGTTAGATTTGGGAGGAAGCCCTGCGTCAGGGTAACCCGAAGTGAGCTGGAGCAATCCAACTGCATGAAAACCAAGTCACCAGCTGCAAATGGTTGACAATTCTGAAGTTGGAGTAAGTAttggtaaaaacaaacaaacttacAAGTTATATTACAGCTCGGTTTTAAAACAAACTTGTCTCCCAAGATAAGGCAATAATAGCTGATACAAAAAAGGTTTCCTTCCTGAAGCATAACTCCAGTTTTTCATAATCATCTAGCCAAATGAAAGAAACATCAATGGAGAACATTGAACTAAAATACATCCCTTACATCATCAAAGACAGGACAGTAAAACCAAAAAATGTCACCCAGCTCACCCAATCCTCCTGTGGAATGGCAACCAGCTGGTCCCTAATCGGAATGATCCAGACCGCAACTATGCACATTGTCTTTTGTTTAAATTATACTTCACATTTGGTTCTACACTGTAGCTATCCTTTGAGGCGTTTTGGTTTAAAAAATCTAATTTCCATCTATGTCACTGATGCTACTTTTCAGATTGGCTGTATGTAGACAAAAGAAACTTCAATTTCCAAATAGATTCAGCTTTAGGTTGGGATAATCCAGtaaggacaaaaaaaaaaacgaaatccATGTGACTCTACCTGGTCAAGCTTTCTCTTGTTCagctaaaaaaaaactaatataaTGGTCGGGGAAACACTGACATTGTTTAAATTGGATCAGTACAGGCCACAATGCTCCCTCCACTGTGAACTAGAACACTGACGGCTTCTTTCAATGTCATGTGCTTGTCCAGTGTCAAGCCAATATATTAATACTGATCAGAATATGACAGCACAAATGGAACCAAAATACATCTATGGGACATGTGTGGACGTCCCATAGATGTATTTTGGTTCAATAGTATACCAaatatagtacatttacatttagtcatttagcagacgctcttatccagagcgacttacagtaagtacagggacattccccccgaggcaagtagggtgaagtgccttgcccaaggacacaacgtcagttggcatgaccgggaatcgaactggcaaccttcggattactagcccgactccctcaccgctcagccaactgactccactaGGGGCTGGATACTTACGCTTGCCAAAGTCCTGGTTGTTGACGAGGTTGAAGGCCTGCATTTGGTCCTGAGTTACGTCCAGGTACAGTCCATTCCCCATGTACAGGGAATCACTCTTGCAGGAGTATGAATAGCCTGTTGCCGCGGCAAAGAGGTGTAGGGAATTGTTCTGTTGGCTGAACTTTTGGTTACCTGTAACGTTAGAACAAATACTGAGCGACAAGTCAAAACTGGACCAAACACAATCAGTCACAAAGCTTGTTCTAATACATGTAAACACTGATGCAGATCACATGCACCTTGACCCAACTGGTTAGGTGGCATGGAGTCAGACTTGCTGTTCAACATAACTTTGAGATCATGAGTATATCTTGGCAACAGTTTAATTTCCTTATAAACTGGGCTTGATCAACATACTCAAACAACAAAGACAGGCTAGTTGTTATCTGGTAAGAGTTAACATTTAGCCACTTGACACACCCTCAACAGAACAGTCCAAAGTGTCAATTCCAAGGGGCATTTGGTGGAAAATCGCCTAGGACTAACTATGCGAATGCTACTAGCTACCCTACAAAGACTGTGCTCCATGTCTACAGGTCAATGAGACACATAAAAACTGAACAGCTTTTACCTCCAGATGTGAAGGGGTAGGACAGTTCAAAAGAAATAGCATCAACATAGACCATTTTGTCAGCCGCGCTCTGAAAAAAAGAGGACACGCAAAGGTTATGTTGGACAGTGGACACTTTGGAAAAACAGATTTAAACTGGGTCACGCAAAGTCGCAAACCCCATGAGACAACACTGATTGCTCACAACAGCCTTGTGGTGTCGGACAGTGTGACTTGGTTTCCCCACACTGTGCATTCATGTCCGTTGTGGAACGTGGAAGGCTACAACTTAGAGCACTGATTCATCAATTTGTTCCCGAGCAGTCAAGTGTCGCTGCTGAAATAAGCCTTTCGTCAAACTTGTTCCTCTTTTCAGATTTAAGTTCCTCTTTAACAGCCAGCACTTTGTTTCTAATTCTAAAGAGAATGTGGTTAATTTAATCCACTACATTTCAGTAAAATATAAGGTAGCTAAAATGTGTGGCTAGGAAAATCAATCTTTATAAGGGAGCCACATTTGTTATCCTGGTTAACATGTAAAGACCTCTGTGGCTGCTTTTATCTTCGGACATGTTGCAAACCTGCTAAATCTGTTATCTATCTATTTCGGGCTCTCTTACCTTGTTGAACGATAAGGTGATGAATCCTTCAATGAAATTGAGGGTCAATTTGGCTGTAGAAGTTTCACATTTCCCGGAAGCTTTTGTCATGCTCGGTTGAACAATGAATGTCCCATTTGCCTGACAAACAGAATCAGATTAAGATGACTAAATTGTACATCGAAAGTGGCTATGGCTTTGAGCTTTAGTTTTGTGGAATCACTACAGCCTGGCCCACATATCACCACCTTAATACCACCTAAACCATTCGGTCAGACACCACAATGAATGCTACATTGAAGGCAGCTGAGAACCACCACTATTGTGGCCCCACTTTAATAGATAAATCCATAACCCACTAGGAATTCAACTCACAATACCCCTTAGGCTCACACAGTACCTTGTCAGTTACCAGTTGGAATTCCAGTGCCATCTGTGCCCGCAGACATAAACCTTTCTCCCCTGGCAAGGTGTAGGTGCCCACGGTCAGGTTGGCATGCTTGGTGGGCTTAGGTTTtgctgtgggagggggggtagtagaagcggttgttgtgttgtgggtcgtaggagggggggttgttgtgttgtgggtggtaggagggggggttgttgtggtggggggggtagtagaggcggttgttgtgttgtgggtggtaggagggggggttgttgtgGTGGGGCGGGTAGTAGAAGCGGTTGTTGTGTTGTGGGTcgtaggagggggggttgttgtgttgtgggtggtaggagggggggttgttgtggtggggggggtagtagaggcggttgttgtgttgtgggtggtaggagggggggttgttgtgGTGGGGCGGGTAGTAGAAGCGGTTGTTGTGTTGTGGGTcgtaggagggggggttgttgtgttgtgggtggtaggagggggggttgttgtggtggggggggtagtagaggcggttgttgtgttgtgggtggtaggaggggtttttgttgtggtggtggtgttaagATCAAATTCAGAGGGGGGGAAAATGCTTCCAGGCGGGTTGAGTGCTGTGCTGCCCTCAGGCAA belongs to Osmerus mordax isolate fOsmMor3 chromosome 23, fOsmMor3.pri, whole genome shotgun sequence and includes:
- the LOC136967818 gene encoding macrosialin-like isoform X3 encodes the protein MKGFLLLCTLAFVSGLLPEGSTALNPPGSIFPPSEFDPTTHNTTTASTTPPTTTTPPPTTHNTTTPPPTTHNTTTASTTRPTTTTPPPTTHNTTTASTTPPTTTTPPPTTHNTTTPPPTTHNTTTASTTRPTTTTPPPTTHNTTTASTTPPTTTTPPPTTHNTTTPPPTTHNTTTASTTPPPTAKPKPTKHANLTVGTYTLPGEKGLCLRAQMALEFQLVTDKANGTFIVQPSMTKASGKCETSTAKLTLNFIEGFITLSFNKSAADKMVYVDAISFELSYPFTSGGNQKFSQQNNSLHLFAAATGYSYSCKSDSLYMGNGLYLDVTQDQMQAFNLVNNQDFGKPQPCPADKPDYRVAIAVGVVLLVLIVIVLIAYLLGRRKRTSGYQSL
- the LOC136967818 gene encoding macrosialin-like isoform X5, producing MKGFLLLCTLAFVSGLLPEGSTALNPPGSIFPPSEFDPTTHNTTTPPPTTHNTTTASTTRPTTTTPPPTTHNTTTASTTPPTTTTPPPTTHNTTTPPPTTHNTTTASTTRPTTTTPPPTTHNTTTASTTPPTTTTPPPTTHNTTTPPPTTHNTTTASTTPPPTAKPKPTKHANLTVGTYTLPGEKGLCLRAQMALEFQLVTDKANGTFIVQPSMTKASGKCETSTAKLTLNFIEGFITLSFNKSAADKMVYVDAISFELSYPFTSGGNQKFSQQNNSLHLFAAATGYSYSCKSDSLYMGNGLYLDVTQDQMQAFNLVNNQDFGKPQPCPADKPDYRVAIAVGVVLLVLIVIVLIAYLLGRRKRTSGYQSL
- the LOC136967818 gene encoding macrosialin-like isoform X2, coding for MKGFLLLCTLAFVSGLLPEGSTALNPPGSIFPPSEFDLNTTTTTKTPPTTHNTTTPPPTTHNTTTPPPTTHNTTTASTTRPTTTTPPPTTHNTTTASTTPPTTTTPPPTTHNTTTPPPTTHNTTTASTTRPTTTTPPPTTHNTTTASTTPPTTTTPPPTTHNTTTPPPTTHNTTTASTTPPPTAKPKPTKHANLTVGTYTLPGEKGLCLRAQMALEFQLVTDKANGTFIVQPSMTKASGKCETSTAKLTLNFIEGFITLSFNKSAADKMVYVDAISFELSYPFTSGGNQKFSQQNNSLHLFAAATGYSYSCKSDSLYMGNGLYLDVTQDQMQAFNLVNNQDFGKPQPCPADKPDYRVAIAVGVVLLVLIVIVLIAYLLGRRKRTSGYQSL
- the LOC136967818 gene encoding macrosialin-like isoform X4 — its product is MKGFLLLCTLAFVSGLLPEGSTALNPPGSIFPPSEFDPTTHNTTTPPPTTHNTTTPPPTTHNTTTASTTRPTTTTPPPTTHNTTTASTTPPTTTTPPPTTHNTTTPPPTTHNTTTASTTRPTTTTPPPTTHNTTTASTTPPTTTTPPPTTHNTTTPPPTTHNTTTASTTPPPTAKPKPTKHANLTVGTYTLPGEKGLCLRAQMALEFQLVTDKANGTFIVQPSMTKASGKCETSTAKLTLNFIEGFITLSFNKSAADKMVYVDAISFELSYPFTSGGNQKFSQQNNSLHLFAAATGYSYSCKSDSLYMGNGLYLDVTQDQMQAFNLVNNQDFGKPQPCPADKPDYRVAIAVGVVLLVLIVIVLIAYLLGRRKRTSGYQSL
- the LOC136967818 gene encoding macrosialin-like isoform X1 translates to MKGFLLLCTLAFVSGLLPEGSTALNPPGSIFPPSEFDLNTTTTTKTPPTTHNTTTASTTPPTTTTPPPTTHNTTTPPPTTHNTTTASTTRPTTTTPPPTTHNTTTASTTPPTTTTPPPTTHNTTTPPPTTHNTTTASTTRPTTTTPPPTTHNTTTASTTPPTTTTPPPTTHNTTTPPPTTHNTTTASTTPPPTAKPKPTKHANLTVGTYTLPGEKGLCLRAQMALEFQLVTDKANGTFIVQPSMTKASGKCETSTAKLTLNFIEGFITLSFNKSAADKMVYVDAISFELSYPFTSGGNQKFSQQNNSLHLFAAATGYSYSCKSDSLYMGNGLYLDVTQDQMQAFNLVNNQDFGKPQPCPADKPDYRVAIAVGVVLLVLIVIVLIAYLLGRRKRTSGYQSL